The Macadamia integrifolia cultivar HAES 741 unplaced genomic scaffold, SCU_Mint_v3 scaffold1942, whole genome shotgun sequence genome window below encodes:
- the LOC122065255 gene encoding phosphatidylinositol 4-kinase gamma 7-like, which yields MYHNLDSPVQTQMAVAVFNGPIKGEYHGPKRVEGKSSGRRRVFVQTETGCVLGIELDRSDNAHTVKRRLQIALNVPTEERSLTYGDMVFKNDLSAVRNDAPLLLTRNFMHRSSSTPCLSPTGHDLQQGDKSGLIEVLGRSNCFAKTKLLVKDIVKAIKNGVEPIHVHGGLGGAYYFRNSQGERVAIVKPTDEEPFAPNNPKGFVGKALGQPGLKRSVRVGETGIREVAAYLLDYDHFANVPDTALVKITHSIFHVNEGVNGTKSHGKKQVSKIASFQQFVPHDFDASDHGTSSFPVAAVHRIGILDVRIFNTDRHAGNLLIRKLDGVGRFGQVELIPIDHGLCLPESLEDPYFEWIHWPQASIPFSEDELQYIANLDPVKDSEMLRSELPMIREACLRILVLCTIFLKEAAALGLCLAEIGEMMTREFRSREEEPSELEIICIEARRLIAEREVSSPEVEAAGEEQDFVFDIDCEESEADFTSKMMADDFLTKGPFHIGFKGGNGRNPLSKLEESIKEDETEGDEEPTTKVEELAVPVPQTQVSKALKLSMSLKNMSLGEKNQHYQMAKPECTSSGNWRSANEQLTVSASFVKVADMNEEEWTLFLEKLQDLLRPAFVNRKAVTLGQRQRQRQRLGTSCQF from the coding sequence ATGTATCATAATTTGGACAGCCCTGTACAGACTCAGATGGCTGTTGCAGTCTTCAATGGCCCCATCAAGGGGGAGTACCATGGGCCCAAGAGAGTGGAGGGGAAATCTTCTGGTAGGAGGCGTGTCTTTGTGCAAACTGAAACTGGCTGTGTGCTGGGGATAGAGTTGGATAGGAGTGACAATGCACATACGGTGAAGAGGAGGTTGCAAATTGCACTCAATGTTCCAACGGAGGAGAGGTCACTGACTTATGGGGATATGGTTTTTAAGAATGATCTTAGTGCTGTACGAAATGATGCCCCTCTTTTGCTTACTAGGAATTTCATGCACAGAAGCTCATCGACTCCGTGTCTGTCGCCTACCGGTCATGATCTCCAACAGGGAGACAAGAGTGGCCTGATTGAAGTATTGGGCCGCTCAAATTGTTTTGCtaaaacaaagttactggtgaaGGACATTGTGAAGGCAATTAAGAATGGTGTTGAACCTATCCATGTTCATGGTGGCCTTGGAGGTGCTTACTATTTCAGGAacagccaaggagagagagttGCAATTGTGAAGCCAACAGATGAAGAACCATTTGCTCCAAACAACCCAAAGGGCTTCGTTGGCAAAGCGCTTGGTCAGCCAGGACTGAAGCGCTCAGTGCGAGTTGGAGAGACGGGGATCAGAGAAGTTGCAGCATATCTTCTTGACTATGATCACTTTGCCAATGTGCCTGATACTGCCCTTGTGAAGATTACTCACTCTATCTTCCATGTCAATGAAGGGGTGAATGGAACTAAGTCTCATGGCAAGAAGCAGGTGAGCAAAATTGCCTCTTTTCAGCAGTTCGTCCCTCATGACTTTGATGCCAGTGATCATGGGACTTCGAGCTTTCCTGTTGCTGCTGTGCATAGGATAGGGATATTAGATGTTAGGATCTTTAACACGGACAGGCATGCTGGAAACCTTCTGATTAGGAAGCTTGATGGTGTTGGGAGGTTTGGTCAAGTGGAGCTCATTCCGATTGATCATGGCCTTTGCTTGCCAGAGAGCCTTGAGGACCCTTACTTCGAATGGATCCATTGGCCTCAGGCATCAATTCCATTTTCAGAGGATGAGCTCCAGTACATAGCTAATCTTGATCCGGTAAAGGATTCTGAGATGCTTCGTAGTGAGCTGCCCATGATACGGGAGGCATGTCTTCGGATCCTAGTTCTCTGCACAATTTTCCTCAAGGAAGCAGCAGCCCTTGGTCTCTGCCTTGCTGAGATTGGAGAGATGATGACTAGGGAGTTCCGTAGTCGTGAAGAGGAGCCAAGTGAGCTTGAGATTATATGCATTGAGGCAAGGAGGCTGATAGCCGAGAGGGAGGTGTCATCTCCAGAGGTGGAAGCAGCTGGAGAGGAACAGGATTTTGTGTTTGATATAGATTGTGAGGAGTCGGAAGCTGACTTCACAAGTAAGATGATGGCAGATGATTTCCTGACTAAAGGACCATTTCATATTGGGTTTAAGGGTGGGAATGGTCGAAACCCGCTGTCTAAACTGGAGGAGAGCATTAAAGAGGATGAAACTGAGGGGGACGAAGAGCCAACAACAAAGGTGGAGGAATTGGCAGTGCCAGTACCTCAGACGCAGGTTTCAAAAGCATTGAAGCTCTCCATGTCTCTGAAAAACATGAGTCTAGGTGAGAAGAACCAGCATTACCAGATGGCAAAGCCCGAGTGCACATCGTCTGGGAACTGGAGGAGTGCAAATGAGCAGCTAACTGTGAGTGCTAGCTTTGTGAAGGTGGCTGACATGAACGAGGAAGAGTGGACACTGTTCCTTGAGAAGTTGCAGGATCTGTTGCGTCCAGCATTTGTCAACCGGAAAGCTGTCACCCTCGGACAGAGGCAGAGACAAAGGCAGAGGCTTGGGACTTCATGCCAGTTTTGA